A section of the Dehalococcoidales bacterium genome encodes:
- a CDS encoding HNH endonuclease codes for MSSKVENAIKAVKGRFEKKVDKNGPLMPGMISRCWVWLGVSSLNDIYGRLNIKVGDRWLLKTPYNCAWVLAGGQLPPPGFNLHHLCKNTQCVNPHHLAMVTATGHRRFHIIVLSATCPNGHPFNEVNPLVDGNGYRRCRECANESRQRYNERRGQKHAA; via the coding sequence ATGAGCAGCAAAGTAGAAAACGCAATTAAGGCGGTAAAAGGACGCTTTGAGAAAAAGGTAGATAAAAATGGGCCGTTAATGCCCGGAATGATAAGCCGCTGCTGGGTATGGCTGGGCGTTAGCTCTTTGAATGACATTTACGGCAGGCTGAATATCAAAGTAGGTGACCGATGGCTGTTAAAGACACCATACAATTGCGCATGGGTATTAGCTGGCGGCCAGTTACCGCCCCCCGGCTTTAACCTACACCATCTCTGTAAGAACACGCAATGCGTAAACCCCCACCACCTTGCTATGGTTACGGCCACGGGGCATCGAAGGTTCCATATCATAGTTTTAAGCGCCACCTGCCCCAACGGCCACCCCTTTAACGAGGTAAACCCTTTAGTTGATGGTAACGGTTACCGCCGTTGCCGGGAATGCGCCAATGAAAGCAGGCAGCGATATAACGAAAGACGAGGGCAGAAACATGCCGCATAA